From the genome of Streptomyces sp. NBC_01317, one region includes:
- a CDS encoding alpha/beta fold hydrolase yields the protein MPQPIPQPTPAPNPPPPATSPDYPHYPHYPHSPHYPPVEPYDHGLLDVGDGNLVYWEVCGNPAGKAALVVHGGPGSGCNPTMRRYFDPARYRVVLFDQRNCGRSTPHASDPATDLRHNTTDHLIADMERLRVHLGIDKWLLYGGSWGSTLILAYAERHPERVSEIVISAVTTTRRSEIDWLYRGAGRIFPEEWERFRDGVPEDERNGGGLQRHHQGHRQRHLGGGPRGGPGGGPGGGPGGSPGGDPGSDLFELLAAYARLTESPDPAVRERATADWCAWEDAVLSQEPHGSARPYSDRPPAARLALVRICAHYFSHAAWLEEGSLLRGADRLAGIPGVLVHGRFDLGGPLVTAWELARAWKDARLVIVEDAGHKGSITERLAVRTALDDFAGR from the coding sequence ATGCCGCAGCCCATACCTCAGCCCACCCCCGCCCCCAACCCACCACCCCCCGCCACATCCCCCGACTACCCGCACTACCCGCACTACCCGCACTCCCCGCACTATCCGCCCGTCGAGCCCTACGACCACGGGCTGCTCGACGTCGGGGACGGGAATCTTGTCTACTGGGAGGTCTGTGGGAATCCGGCTGGCAAGGCCGCCCTCGTCGTTCATGGCGGGCCGGGGTCCGGGTGCAACCCCACCATGCGGCGGTACTTCGACCCGGCCCGCTACCGCGTTGTCCTCTTCGACCAGCGCAACTGCGGGCGCAGCACCCCCCACGCGAGCGATCCCGCCACCGACCTGCGGCACAACACCACCGACCACCTGATCGCCGACATGGAACGGCTGCGCGTCCACCTCGGCATCGACAAGTGGCTGCTGTACGGGGGGTCCTGGGGCTCCACACTCATCCTCGCGTACGCCGAGCGCCACCCCGAGCGCGTCTCGGAGATCGTCATCTCGGCCGTCACCACCACCCGCCGCTCGGAGATCGACTGGCTGTACCGGGGCGCCGGCCGGATCTTCCCCGAGGAGTGGGAACGCTTCCGCGACGGCGTTCCGGAGGACGAGCGGAACGGTGGTGGCCTCCAACGCCACCACCAAGGCCACCGCCAACGCCACCTCGGAGGTGGCCCAAGAGGTGGCCCAGGAGGTGGCCCAGGAGGTGGCCCAGGAGGCAGCCCCGGAGGCGACCCCGGCAGCGACCTCTTCGAACTCCTCGCCGCCTACGCCCGGTTGACCGAAAGCCCCGACCCCGCCGTACGGGAGCGGGCCACGGCCGACTGGTGCGCCTGGGAGGACGCCGTGCTCTCCCAGGAACCCCACGGCTCGGCCCGCCCGTACAGCGACCGGCCCCCGGCCGCCCGCCTGGCCCTCGTCCGGATCTGCGCGCACTACTTCTCCCACGCCGCCTGGCTGGAGGAGGGTTCGCTGCTGCGCGGCGCGGACCGGCTGGCGGGCATCCCGGGGGTCCTCGTCCACGGCCGGTTCGACCTGGGCGGGCCCCTGGTCACCGCCTGGGAGTTGGCGCGCGCCTGGAAGGACGCCCGGCTGGTGATCGTGGAGGACGCGGGGCACAAGGGCAGCATCACCGAACGGCTCGCCGTACGGACGGCGCTGGACGATTTCGCGGGCCGGTAG
- a CDS encoding MarR family winged helix-turn-helix transcriptional regulator — protein sequence MPDLSHGDENDDAVNALRSAVMRLGRRLKHQRVDESLSPTEMSVLGTLARCGSATPGELARKEHVQPPSMTRIVALLEAKGLVRLEPHPDDRRQKVVSQTEEAEAMLEQSRRKRNVWLASLAEGLDEDEWAKLRAAAPVLEKLAHL from the coding sequence ATGCCTGATCTGTCCCACGGTGACGAGAACGACGACGCCGTGAACGCTCTCCGATCCGCCGTCATGCGGCTGGGCCGGCGACTGAAGCACCAACGTGTGGACGAGTCGCTGAGCCCCACCGAGATGTCGGTGCTCGGCACCCTCGCCCGCTGTGGCTCGGCCACCCCGGGGGAGCTGGCCCGCAAGGAGCACGTACAGCCGCCGTCGATGACCAGAATCGTCGCGTTGCTCGAAGCGAAGGGCCTGGTCAGGCTGGAGCCGCATCCCGACGACCGTCGGCAGAAGGTGGTCAGCCAGACAGAAGAGGCCGAGGCGATGCTCGAACAGAGCCGCCGCAAGCGCAACGTCTGGCTCGCTTCCCTCGCCGAGGGCCTCGACGAGGACGAATGGGCGAAGCTGCGCGCTGCCGCCCCTGTCCTGGAGAAGCTCGCCCACCTCTGA
- a CDS encoding DUF2530 domain-containing protein translates to MTGSPTRSPQREAPEPLEGPVVGTVVGGTIIWFVLFLVQLPFYGWFSDHGHTWWIWTCLAGAGLGLIGIWYVRGRDAALKRAAAEGTSGT, encoded by the coding sequence ATGACCGGTTCCCCGACCAGATCCCCCCAGCGTGAGGCGCCCGAGCCCCTGGAGGGGCCGGTTGTCGGCACCGTCGTGGGCGGGACGATCATCTGGTTCGTCCTCTTCCTCGTACAGCTGCCGTTCTACGGATGGTTCAGCGATCACGGGCACACGTGGTGGATCTGGACCTGCCTGGCCGGCGCCGGCCTCGGTCTGATCGGCATCTGGTACGTACGGGGGCGGGACGCGGCGCTCAAGCGCGCGGCGGCGGAAGGCACCTCCGGGACCTGA
- a CDS encoding MFS transporter, translated as MSTDAAPTPTKGGTFSSLKIRNYRLFATGAVVSNIGTWMSRITQDWLVLSLTGSSAAVGITTALQFLPMLLFGLYGGVIADRYPKRQILLVTQAAMGLCGLSLALLTLSGHVQVWHVYLIAFLLGMVTVVDNPSRQSFVSEMVGPSQLRNAVSLNSANFQSARLIGPAVAGVLITTVGSGYAFLLNGLSFLAPLAGLLLMRQSELFKVERVPRGKGQLREGLRYVRGKPELVGPIVLVGFIGTFGFNFPIWLTAFAHEIFRGGAGLYSFFNILMAVGSLAAALLAARRRSSRLRLMILAGVGFGLLEVLVAFAPSVWLFSLLLLPIGMLGMTTNISANTSVQMAADPTMRGRVMSLYMMVFVGGTPVGGPLLGWVTDTYGARVGFATGGAVSLIAAATIGVILTRVVGVRVKIDLRGGRPHVDLVPRTAGERVPATV; from the coding sequence ATCAGCACGGACGCCGCCCCCACCCCCACCAAGGGCGGCACTTTCTCGTCCCTCAAGATCCGCAACTACCGGTTGTTCGCCACGGGCGCCGTGGTCTCCAACATCGGTACGTGGATGTCCCGCATCACCCAGGACTGGCTGGTCCTGAGCCTCACCGGCTCCTCGGCGGCCGTCGGTATCACGACGGCGCTCCAGTTCCTGCCGATGCTCCTCTTCGGTCTGTACGGCGGCGTCATCGCCGACCGCTACCCGAAGCGCCAGATCCTGCTGGTCACCCAGGCCGCCATGGGACTCTGCGGACTCTCCCTCGCCCTTCTGACCCTGTCCGGCCACGTCCAGGTGTGGCACGTCTACCTGATCGCGTTCCTGCTCGGCATGGTGACGGTGGTCGACAACCCGAGCCGGCAGTCGTTCGTCTCCGAGATGGTCGGCCCGAGCCAGCTGCGCAACGCCGTCAGCCTCAACTCGGCGAACTTCCAGTCGGCGCGCCTGATCGGCCCCGCCGTCGCGGGTGTGCTGATCACGACGGTCGGCAGCGGATATGCCTTCCTCCTGAACGGTCTCTCCTTCCTGGCGCCGCTCGCCGGACTGCTCCTGATGCGCCAGAGCGAGCTGTTCAAGGTCGAGCGGGTGCCGCGCGGCAAGGGACAGTTGCGGGAGGGACTGCGGTACGTACGGGGCAAGCCCGAACTCGTCGGCCCGATCGTCCTCGTCGGCTTCATCGGCACGTTCGGCTTCAACTTCCCCATCTGGCTGACGGCGTTCGCGCACGAGATCTTCCGCGGCGGGGCCGGGCTGTACTCGTTCTTCAACATCCTGATGGCGGTCGGTTCCCTGGCCGCGGCCCTCCTCGCGGCCCGCCGCCGCTCCTCGCGGCTGCGCCTGATGATCCTGGCGGGCGTGGGCTTCGGACTGCTGGAGGTCCTGGTCGCCTTCGCGCCGTCCGTGTGGCTCTTCTCGCTGCTGCTGCTGCCGATCGGGATGCTCGGCATGACGACCAACATCAGCGCGAACACCAGCGTCCAGATGGCGGCCGACCCCACGATGCGGGGCCGGGTGATGAGCCTCTACATGATGGTCTTCGTCGGCGGCACCCCGGTGGGCGGCCCGCTCCTGGGCTGGGTGACGGACACGTACGGAGCCCGCGTCGGCTTCGCGACGGGCGGCGCGGTCTCCCTGATCGCGGCGGCCACGATCGGCGTGATCCTGACCCGGGTGGTCGGCGTCCGCGTAAAGATCGACCTCCGGGGCGGCCGCCCCCACGTGGACCTCGTACCGAGAACGGCGGGGGAACGGGTGCCGGCGACGGTGTGA
- a CDS encoding aldo/keto reductase, protein MKYTQLGRTGLEVSRLVLGTMNFGPLTNESDSHTIMDAALDAGVNFFDTANIYGRTAGKGRTEEILGTWFAQGGDRRDKVVLATKLNAYMGEGDQAWPNHHKLSALNIRRSVEASLKRLQTDYIDLYQFHHIDRATPVEEMWQAIDTLIAQGKILYAGSSNFPGWKIAQTNETAQRHGSYGLVSEQCLYNLVERRAEMEVIPAAREYGLGVLPWSPLAGGRLGGVLRKEREGTASGGRSGGGITDPAVRAQIQSYEDLLDKHGIDPGEAALAWLLTRPGVTGPISGPRTLEQLESAVRAVDLELSDEVLASLEEIFPGPGESPEAFAW, encoded by the coding sequence ATGAAGTACACGCAGCTCGGACGCACGGGACTCGAGGTCAGCCGACTCGTCCTCGGGACGATGAACTTCGGCCCGCTGACGAACGAATCCGACAGCCACACCATCATGGATGCCGCCCTCGACGCGGGCGTCAACTTCTTCGACACCGCCAACATCTACGGCAGGACGGCGGGCAAGGGCCGTACCGAGGAGATCCTCGGCACCTGGTTCGCCCAGGGCGGCGACCGCCGTGACAAGGTCGTCCTCGCCACCAAGCTGAACGCGTACATGGGCGAGGGCGACCAGGCGTGGCCCAACCACCACAAGCTCTCCGCCCTCAACATCCGCCGTTCGGTGGAGGCCAGCCTCAAGCGGCTCCAGACCGACTACATCGACCTCTACCAGTTCCACCACATCGACCGTGCCACCCCGGTCGAGGAGATGTGGCAGGCGATCGACACCCTGATAGCCCAGGGCAAGATCCTCTACGCGGGGTCGTCCAACTTCCCCGGCTGGAAGATCGCCCAGACGAACGAGACGGCGCAGCGCCACGGTTCGTACGGCCTGGTCAGCGAGCAGTGCCTGTACAACCTCGTCGAGCGGCGCGCCGAGATGGAGGTCATCCCGGCCGCACGTGAGTACGGCCTGGGTGTCCTCCCGTGGTCGCCGCTGGCCGGTGGCCGGCTGGGCGGCGTGCTGCGCAAGGAGCGCGAGGGCACGGCGTCCGGGGGCCGTTCGGGCGGCGGGATCACCGACCCGGCCGTCCGGGCGCAGATCCAGTCGTACGAGGACCTGCTCGACAAGCACGGCATCGACCCGGGCGAGGCGGCGCTGGCCTGGCTGCTCACCCGGCCGGGCGTGACGGGCCCGATCTCGGGGCCCCGGACCCTGGAGCAGCTGGAGTCCGCCGTACGCGCGGTGGACCTGGAGCTGTCGGACGAGGTGCTGGCGTCGCTGGAGGAGATCTTCCCCGGCCCCGGCGAGTCGCCGGAAGCCTTCGCCTGGTAG
- a CDS encoding TetR/AcrR family transcriptional regulator has protein sequence MAEKQQPRRRDAAGTRQALLDAATTLFAERGFARTTVRDIAERAGANQSLIFRYFGSKAAVFEAVAAREGRAQLDTTPLEKLLDTTLRSMLRDEPGQRRDHTLVTFLRSLGSEGPAATIAEQLGADYAGALSTLTDAPDATLRAQLILAWLVGIGLVRDVSRMEPLAGADADEICALFLTAARTLLERTE, from the coding sequence GTGGCCGAAAAACAACAACCCCGCCGCCGCGACGCGGCCGGGACCCGACAGGCGTTGCTCGATGCCGCCACCACCCTCTTCGCGGAGCGCGGTTTCGCCCGTACGACCGTGCGGGACATCGCGGAACGCGCGGGGGCGAACCAGTCGTTGATCTTCCGCTACTTCGGCTCCAAGGCCGCGGTGTTCGAGGCGGTGGCGGCCCGCGAGGGCCGGGCCCAACTGGACACCACACCACTGGAGAAGCTGCTCGACACCACGCTGCGCAGCATGCTCCGCGACGAGCCGGGCCAGCGGCGCGACCACACACTGGTGACCTTCCTGCGCTCGCTCGGCAGCGAGGGCCCGGCGGCCACCATCGCCGAACAACTGGGCGCGGACTACGCGGGCGCGCTTTCCACCCTGACCGACGCCCCGGACGCGACGCTGCGCGCCCAACTGATCCTCGCGTGGCTGGTGGGCATCGGCCTGGTCCGCGACGTCAGCCGCATGGAGCCGTTGGCGGGGGCGGACGCGGACGAGATCTGCGCGCTGTTCCTGACGGCGGCGCGGACGCTGTTGGAACGCACCGAATGA
- a CDS encoding calcium-binding protein, which yields MRIRATVIAAASGALALSAFAAPASQAAQQDGAHAAIAHLTGAVQDIAKDHAAPAAPSLKRSALAAAANKPAVITKASVNGGKPIVVTATETKSRKVPFSVTATDASGVAVAVVGLWSGTNADSFDPDPNSVACKVVNKTTTTCTGIVTIKPTQLKNADATSWNVLALAYGNDDDIDVDEPGLDESASKVKFQRASQLTVDATPEPVKKGKTVTVTGKLSRANWETNKNAGYGTQSVKLQFKKKSATAYTTVKTVKTSSTGTLKTTVTASVDGSYRWSFAGTATTPAVSATGDAIDVK from the coding sequence ATGCGTATTCGTGCCACCGTCATCGCCGCGGCCTCCGGCGCACTGGCGCTCTCCGCCTTCGCCGCACCGGCCTCCCAGGCCGCGCAGCAGGACGGCGCCCACGCCGCGATCGCGCACCTGACCGGTGCCGTGCAGGACATCGCGAAGGACCACGCGGCCCCGGCCGCGCCCTCTCTGAAGCGTTCGGCGCTCGCGGCGGCGGCCAACAAGCCCGCCGTGATCACCAAGGCCTCCGTGAACGGCGGCAAGCCGATCGTCGTCACCGCGACGGAGACCAAGAGCAGGAAGGTGCCGTTCTCGGTCACCGCCACCGACGCGTCGGGTGTCGCGGTCGCCGTGGTCGGCCTCTGGTCGGGTACGAACGCCGACTCGTTCGACCCGGACCCCAACTCGGTCGCCTGCAAGGTCGTCAACAAGACCACGACGACCTGCACCGGCATCGTCACGATCAAGCCCACCCAGCTGAAGAACGCCGACGCCACGTCCTGGAACGTGCTCGCGCTGGCGTACGGCAACGACGACGACATCGACGTGGACGAGCCCGGCCTGGACGAGTCCGCGTCCAAGGTCAAGTTCCAGCGCGCCTCCCAGCTGACGGTCGACGCCACCCCGGAGCCCGTCAAGAAGGGCAAGACCGTCACGGTCACCGGCAAGCTGTCGCGCGCCAACTGGGAGACCAACAAGAACGCGGGCTACGGCACCCAGTCGGTGAAGCTCCAGTTCAAGAAGAAGTCCGCCACCGCCTACACCACGGTGAAGACGGTCAAGACGTCCTCCACCGGCACCCTCAAGACCACGGTCACGGCCTCGGTCGACGGCTCCTACCGCTGGAGTTTCGCCGGTACGGCCACGACCCCGGCGGTCAGCGCGACGGGCGACGCGATCGACGTGAAGTAG
- a CDS encoding GNAT family N-acetyltransferase → MRETAPRTILHAPATATAPALTLRPWREGDLPALIEAYDDPLMVRSTQNPVRGEAGAVRWLEERSRGWTTGTRLSFAVFEEGRLAGHVVVKRPGPMAGASGASSASETAEVGYWTVAAARGRGVAPHAVETATVWAFTTLGSPVVNRLELLHQVDNRASCRVAEKAGYVYERTLAPHPPFRLEGHLHVRHR, encoded by the coding sequence ATGAGAGAGACCGCCCCGCGGACAATCCTCCACGCCCCGGCCACGGCGACGGCCCCGGCGCTGACGCTGCGCCCGTGGCGGGAGGGGGACCTCCCGGCCCTCATCGAGGCGTACGACGACCCGTTGATGGTCCGGTCGACGCAGAACCCCGTGAGGGGCGAGGCGGGGGCGGTCCGCTGGCTGGAGGAGCGGTCGCGGGGCTGGACGACGGGGACGCGGCTGAGCTTCGCCGTGTTCGAGGAGGGGCGGTTGGCCGGACATGTGGTCGTCAAACGGCCGGGACCGATGGCGGGCGCTTCGGGCGCTTCCAGCGCTTCGGAAACGGCGGAGGTCGGCTACTGGACCGTGGCGGCGGCCCGGGGGCGCGGCGTGGCGCCGCATGCGGTGGAGACGGCGACGGTGTGGGCATTCACCACCCTTGGCAGCCCGGTGGTGAACCGGCTGGAACTGCTGCACCAGGTGGACAACCGGGCCTCGTGCCGCGTGGCCGAGAAGGCCGGCTACGTGTACGAGAGAACACTCGCGCCGCACCCCCCGTTTCGGTTGGAGGGCCACTTGCATGTCAGACACCGGTGA
- a CDS encoding DUF5707 domain-containing protein: MRIRATVAVVSGALALSALAIPASQASQASPSRGDFPVSDRYGFSAEQRAGLPKAGQRSLAAKAAVPVISKIVINGGKPIVVGTTNSKKVAISVTATDDSGIDGFSTIIWRGTSPENPIYAFYQNEKSATCKAAGATTSTCSLTVTVPSEELINEDATTWKVGAWVTSKDGEDTKVDAFGTVKIQRASQLTVNAAPEPVKKNGTVTVTGKLSRANWDTGKYAGYSTQSVILQFRKKTSTAYTNVKGVKTSTTGTLKTTTKATVDGYYRWSFVGTATTPAINVAGDYVDVK; encoded by the coding sequence ATGCGTATTCGCGCCACCGTCGCCGTCGTGTCCGGCGCCCTGGCCCTGTCCGCCCTCGCGATCCCGGCCTCGCAGGCCTCCCAGGCGTCGCCGTCCCGTGGCGACTTCCCGGTGAGCGACCGTTACGGTTTCTCGGCGGAGCAGCGCGCGGGGCTTCCGAAGGCGGGACAGCGCTCGCTCGCGGCGAAGGCCGCCGTTCCGGTCATCAGCAAGATCGTCATCAACGGCGGCAAGCCGATCGTGGTCGGCACCACCAACAGCAAGAAGGTGGCGATCTCCGTCACCGCGACGGACGACTCCGGCATCGACGGGTTCTCCACCATCATCTGGCGTGGCACGTCCCCGGAAAACCCCATCTACGCCTTCTACCAGAACGAGAAGTCCGCCACCTGCAAGGCGGCCGGCGCCACCACGTCCACCTGCTCCCTCACGGTGACGGTTCCCTCCGAGGAACTGATCAACGAGGACGCGACGACCTGGAAGGTCGGCGCCTGGGTGACCTCGAAGGACGGCGAGGACACCAAGGTCGACGCGTTCGGCACCGTGAAGATCCAGCGGGCTTCGCAGCTGACGGTCAACGCCGCCCCCGAGCCCGTGAAGAAGAACGGGACCGTCACGGTCACGGGCAAGCTGTCGCGTGCGAACTGGGACACCGGGAAGTACGCCGGCTACTCGACGCAGTCGGTCATCCTCCAGTTCCGCAAGAAGACCAGCACGGCGTACACCAACGTCAAGGGCGTCAAGACGTCCACGACCGGCACGCTCAAGACGACGACCAAGGCGACGGTCGACGGCTACTACCGGTGGAGCTTCGTCGGTACGGCCACGACCCCCGCGATCAACGTCGCCGGTGACTACGTCGACGTGAAGTAG
- the thpR gene encoding RNA 2',3'-cyclic phosphodiesterase produces MRLFAAVLPPDHVVAELAGAVGALRELERRGAGALRWTGEAGWHFTLAFMGEVDDAVVPELTERLGRAAYRTEPFSLRVHGSGHFGGRALWAGAAGGLDALRLLAERTDAAARRAGVPMEEHRRYQPHLTLARTERERGDDGAGDGLRPYVEALGGFEGTPWEVSELALVRSRLPGTAGVGWRPGQVPRYETVARCPLGAGPGGPPGEGVAPARRNLDR; encoded by the coding sequence ATGAGACTCTTCGCCGCCGTGTTGCCGCCTGATCACGTCGTTGCGGAACTCGCCGGTGCCGTGGGGGCGTTGCGGGAGCTTGAGCGTCGTGGTGCGGGTGCTTTGCGGTGGACCGGGGAGGCTGGGTGGCACTTCACGCTCGCCTTCATGGGGGAGGTGGACGACGCGGTGGTGCCGGAGCTGACCGAGCGGCTGGGGCGGGCCGCGTACCGTACCGAGCCCTTCTCGCTGCGCGTCCACGGCAGTGGGCACTTCGGCGGGCGGGCGCTGTGGGCCGGGGCCGCCGGGGGGCTCGACGCGTTGCGGCTCCTCGCCGAGCGGACGGATGCCGCCGCGCGGCGGGCCGGGGTGCCGATGGAGGAACACCGGCGTTATCAGCCTCACCTCACCCTGGCTCGTACGGAGCGGGAAAGAGGTGACGACGGTGCCGGGGACGGCCTGCGGCCGTACGTCGAGGCGCTGGGCGGCTTCGAAGGGACGCCTTGGGAGGTGTCCGAGCTGGCGCTCGTACGCAGCCGGTTGCCTGGGACGGCGGGGGTGGGGTGGAGGCCGGGCCAGGTTCCGCGCTACGAGACGGTCGCGCGTTGCCCGCTCGGGGCGGGCCCCGGCGGCCCCCCGGGCGAGGGTGTCGCTCCCGCCCGACGTAACCTCGACAGGTGA
- a CDS encoding ribbon-helix-helix protein, CopG family gives MGSTVLSLRIDGELLDRLRRHAARRGMSVQDYVVRTLVRDDFDERFQAAVDETEKFYGVP, from the coding sequence ATGGGATCGACAGTGCTCAGCCTGCGGATAGACGGTGAGCTGCTCGACCGGCTCAGGCGGCATGCCGCCAGACGGGGGATGAGCGTCCAGGACTATGTGGTCAGGACGCTCGTCCGGGACGACTTCGACGAACGGTTCCAGGCGGCCGTGGACGAGACGGAGAAGTTCTACGGGGTGCCGTAG
- a CDS encoding HAD-IC family P-type ATPase, with the protein MTQRARRATSGTDGPEPGGGASPTPDGQDSQDGQDGQDSQDGRNAPDTPDRRASGLTAAEVAERVVRGEVNDIPVRSSRSTADIVRANVFTRFNLIIGVLWAVMFFVAPIQDTLFGFVIIANTGIGIVQELRAKHTLDGLAVIGEAKPVVRRAGVAAALSTSEIVLGDLIELGPGDKVVVDGEMVEADSLEIDESLLTGEADPVLKHPGDPVMSGSFVVAGGGAFRATKVGRDAYAAQLAEEASRFTLVDSELRNGISTILKYVTWMMIPTAAGLIISQLVVNRNNFKDSLARTIGGIVPMIPEGLVLLTSVAFAIGVVRLGRRQALVQELPAIEGLARVDVVCLDKTGTLTEGGMFVSELRPLGDADESYVRRVLGAIGASDPRPNASLQAIVDAYQDGRAPWKATEALPFSSARKYSGAAFDEGDGGVSGWLLGAPDVLLPDGDPALAEIDQLNEQGLRVLLLARVAGDAAAAGLTAPDVAVGAKATALVVLEQRLRPDAADTLRYFADQRVAAKVISGDNAVSVGAVAAKLGLPGAEHTVDARQLPTDPEEMADAIEAGTVFGRVTPQQKREMVGALQARGHTVAMTGDGVNDVLALKDADIGVAMGSGSEATRAVAQIVLLDNSFASLPSVVAEGRRVIGNITRVATLFLTKTVYSVLIAILVACFQVEYPFLPRHLTLLSTLTIGIPAFFLALAPNKERARRHFVRRVMRYSAPSGVIAAATTFATYMLARGYYSGPGSLRAETSVATLTLFLVSIWVLAIIARPYTWWRLLLVVSMVVAFLVVLGVPSLQHFFALKLVGTTLPWAAVAIAVVGAVLLEVAWRWVDRHFHQAVTAAA; encoded by the coding sequence ATGACTCAGCGGGCCCGGCGGGCGACAAGTGGGACCGACGGCCCGGAACCGGGCGGCGGCGCGTCACCCACCCCGGACGGTCAGGACAGCCAGGACGGTCAGGACGGTCAGGACAGCCAGGACGGTCGGAACGCCCCGGACACACCCGACCGCCGCGCCTCCGGCCTGACCGCCGCCGAGGTCGCGGAACGGGTCGTCCGCGGCGAGGTCAACGACATCCCCGTCCGCAGCAGCCGCTCCACCGCCGACATCGTCCGCGCCAACGTCTTCACCCGCTTCAACCTGATCATCGGGGTGCTCTGGGCGGTCATGTTCTTCGTGGCGCCGATCCAGGACACCCTCTTCGGCTTCGTGATCATCGCCAACACCGGCATCGGCATCGTCCAGGAGCTGCGGGCCAAGCACACCCTCGACGGCCTCGCCGTCATCGGGGAGGCCAAGCCCGTCGTCCGGCGTGCCGGAGTCGCCGCCGCCCTCTCCACCTCGGAGATCGTCCTCGGCGACCTCATCGAACTGGGCCCCGGTGACAAGGTCGTGGTCGACGGGGAGATGGTGGAGGCGGACAGTCTGGAGATCGACGAGTCGCTGCTGACCGGCGAGGCCGATCCCGTACTGAAACACCCCGGCGATCCCGTGATGTCGGGCAGCTTCGTGGTCGCGGGGGGCGGCGCGTTCCGGGCCACGAAGGTCGGGCGGGACGCGTACGCGGCCCAACTCGCCGAGGAGGCTTCGCGGTTCACGCTGGTCGACTCGGAGCTGCGTAACGGCATCAGCACCATCCTCAAGTACGTGACGTGGATGATGATCCCGACCGCGGCCGGCCTGATCATCAGCCAACTCGTCGTCAACCGGAACAACTTCAAGGACTCCCTGGCCAGGACCATCGGCGGCATCGTGCCGATGATCCCGGAGGGCCTGGTCCTGCTGACGTCGGTCGCCTTCGCGATCGGGGTCGTACGGCTGGGCCGCCGCCAGGCGCTCGTACAGGAACTGCCCGCGATCGAGGGGCTCGCGCGCGTCGACGTCGTCTGCCTCGACAAGACGGGGACGCTCACCGAGGGCGGGATGTTCGTGAGCGAGTTGCGGCCGCTGGGCGATGCGGACGAGTCGTACGTACGGCGGGTCCTCGGCGCGATCGGGGCGTCCGACCCCCGGCCCAACGCCAGTCTCCAGGCGATCGTGGACGCCTACCAGGACGGCAGGGCGCCCTGGAAGGCGACGGAGGCGCTGCCCTTCTCCTCGGCGCGGAAGTACAGCGGGGCGGCCTTCGACGAGGGGGACGGCGGGGTCTCGGGGTGGCTGCTGGGCGCCCCGGACGTACTGCTGCCGGACGGGGATCCGGCACTGGCGGAGATCGACCAGCTCAACGAGCAGGGGCTGCGGGTGCTGCTGCTGGCGCGGGTGGCGGGGGACGCGGCCGCGGCCGGGCTCACCGCCCCCGACGTCGCGGTCGGCGCGAAGGCGACCGCTCTTGTCGTCCTGGAGCAGCGGCTGAGGCCCGACGCGGCGGACACCCTCCGGTACTTCGCCGACCAGCGGGTCGCCGCCAAGGTCATCTCCGGCGACAACGCGGTCTCGGTCGGCGCGGTGGCCGCGAAGCTCGGCCTCCCGGGTGCGGAGCACACGGTCGACGCCCGCCAACTCCCCACCGACCCGGAGGAGATGGCCGACGCGATCGAGGCGGGCACGGTCTTCGGCCGGGTCACCCCGCAGCAGAAGCGGGAGATGGTCGGCGCGCTCCAGGCGCGTGGCCACACGGTCGCGATGACGGGGGACGGCGTCAACGACGTCCTCGCCCTGAAGGACGCGGACATCGGGGTCGCGATGGGGTCGGGCTCCGAGGCAACGCGGGCCGTCGCCCAGATCGTGCTGCTCGACAACAGCTTCGCGTCGCTGCCGTCGGTGGTGGCGGAGGGGCGCCGGGTGATCGGCAACATCACGCGGGTGGCGACGCTCTTCCTGACGAAGACGGTCTACTCCGTGCTGATCGCGATCCTGGTGGCGTGCTTCCAGGTGGAGTACCCGTTCCTGCCCCGGCACCTGACGCTGCTGTCGACGCTGACGATCGGCATCCCGGCGTTCTTCCTGGCGCTGGCGCCGAACAAGGAGCGCGCGAGACGGCATTTCGTACGGCGGGTCATGCGGTACTCGGCGCCCAGCGGGGTCATCGCGGCGGCGACGACGTTCGCGACGTACATGCTGGCGCGCGGCTACTACAGCGGCCCCGGCTCGCTCCGGGCGGAGACGAGCGTGGCGACGCTGACCCTGTTCCTGGTCTCGATCTGGGTCCTGGCGATCATCGCCCGCCCGTACACGTGGTGGCGGCTGTTGCTGGTGGTGTCGATGGTGGTCGCGTTCCTGGTGGTGCTCGGGGTGCCGTCGCTTCAGCACTTCTTCGCGCTGAAACTGGTGGGGACGACGCTGCCGTGGGCGGCGGTGGCGATCGCGGTGGTGGGGGCGGTGCTGCTGGAGGTGGCGTGGCGGTGGGTGGACCGGCATTTCCACCAGGCGGTGACGGCGGCGGCGTAA